One window from the genome of Kaistella carnis encodes:
- the rimM gene encoding ribosome maturation factor RimM (Essential for efficient processing of 16S rRNA) has translation MKKEECYFLGKITRRHGLHGNVFLKLDTDQPEMYNKLDTIFVDINGLLVPFFVAKQAWSKGETLIISFKNSTEALVDQVVGKDVYLPLSGLPKLTGNKFYYHEVVGFEIREEDGKSCGIIESINDQTGQHYFVLTLAGKQIVIPIIREWILELNREEKFLKMSLPEGLMDVFLVPSKKDE, from the coding sequence ATGAAAAAAGAAGAATGTTATTTTTTAGGTAAAATCACGCGTAGACATGGATTACACGGAAATGTATTCCTGAAATTAGATACCGATCAACCCGAAATGTACAATAAACTGGATACCATTTTTGTGGATATCAACGGATTACTCGTTCCTTTTTTTGTTGCCAAACAAGCCTGGAGTAAAGGCGAAACACTGATTATCTCTTTCAAAAATTCTACCGAAGCTTTGGTGGATCAGGTGGTGGGCAAAGATGTTTACCTACCGCTTTCCGGCCTGCCAAAATTAACGGGAAACAAATTCTACTATCATGAAGTAGTAGGCTTCGAAATCCGGGAAGAAGATGGTAAATCCTGTGGCATTATCGAATCGATTAACGACCAAACCGGTCAGCACTATTTCGTGCTTACTTTGGCTGGCAAACAAATCGTTATTCCCATCATCAGAGAGTGGATTCTGGAACTGAACCGGGAAGAGAAATTCCTTAAAATGTCTTTGCCGGAAGGTTTAATGGATGTTTTTCTGGTACCGTCGAAAAAAGACGAGTAA